The window aaagatcgtactttttgaagaaatgtcctctggtctgacaaaacaaaaatagaactgtgtggccataatgaccatcaataagtttggaggaaaaagggagaggcttgcaaaccgaagaacaccatcctaactgtgaagcacgggggtggcagcatcatgttctgggggtgcattgctgcaggttggactggtgcacttcacaaaatagatggcatcatgaggacaattatgtggatatattgaagcaacatctcaagacatcagtcaggaagttaaagcttggtcgcaaatgggtcttccaaatggacaatgaccccaagcatacttccaaagttgtgtcaaaatggcttaaggacagcaaaatcaaggtattggagtggccatcacaaagccctgacctcaatcctatagaaaatttgtgggcagaactgaaaaagcatgtgtgagcaaggatacctacaaacctgactcagttacaccagctctgtcaggaggaatgacccagaattcacccaacttgtgggaagcttgtggaaggctaacaaaaacatttgacccaagttaaacaatttaaaaggcaatgctaccaaatactaatacaaacttctgacccactgggaatgtgatgaaagaaataaaagctctactattattgacatttcacattcttaaaataaagtggtgatcctaactgacctaagacagtttaatatatattttttaaattactttAGGGTTGGATCAGCTctaatattaaagctgatccaaccctaaagtattttttttataaaatagTAAATCATTCAGCTAACCTGGGTTCAAAGCCAGGTTGgttatagagacacacacacccaccacccacccacccccctccccctccctcccttaccgTAACATTGGCGATGATGGTGGGCCCTACAAAGTTGCCATTCTCGTATCCTTTGATGTGGACATTGCGTCCATCCAGCAGCAGCGTAGCTCCCTCGTCCACGCCGCTCTGGATCAACATTTCAACACGGGCCCTGGCTTCAGGGGAGATCAGAGGACCCACGTCGGCACCCGGCTGGTCACCTAAATACACACAGAGGAAGAAAACACACAATTTAAAAAACTCTATTCTATGACATACACTATGTGGACTGGCGCTGGTGGTCATATTGAATGTACTATTTGAAATGTTTAATTAAATCAATGTTCTCACACATAGGGGGAAAACATTGATTTGTAAGAAGTTTTGCGGAGGAAAAAAGTCATAAATCCACACAAGGCATTGAAAGTCCCTTTAAGTAAAAGAGtgagatgtacagtgccttgtgaaagtattcaccccccttggcatttttcctatttagtTGCCTAATAACctgaaattaaaatagattttttggggggtttgtatcatttgatttacgcaacatgcctaccactttgaagatgcaaaatcttTTTtccttgtgaaacaaacaagaaatgagacaaaaatgtacttgtgtgcataactattcacccccccaaagtcaatactttgtagagccaccttctgcagaaattacagctgcatgtctcttggaatatgtctctataagcttggcacatctagccactggcatttttccccattcttcaaggcaaaactgctccagctccttcaagttggatgggttcctgctggtgtacagcaatctttaagtcataccacagattctcaattggattgaggtctggtctttgactaggccattccaagatatGTAAATGTTTCACCTTAAACCAcccaagtgttgctttagcagtatgcttagggtcattgtcctgctggaaggtgaacctccgtcccagtctcaaatatctggaagactgaaacaagtttccctcaagaatttccctgtatttagcaccatccatcattccttcaattctgaccagtttcccagtccctgccaatgaaaaacatccccacagcatgatgctgccatcaccatgcttcactgtggggatgagaggtgttgggtttgtgccagacagtGACTTCCTTGATGgctaaaaagctcaattttagtctcatctgaccagagtaccttcttccatatgtttggggagtctcccacatgccttttgacaaacaccaaacatgtttgcttattttttttctttaagcaatggcttttttctgtccactcttctgtaaaccccagctctgtggagtgtacagcttaaagtggttctacggacagatactccaatcgcCGCTGCGGAGCGTTGCAGCACCTTCAGGGTTTTCATTGGTCTCTCAGTTGCCTCTGATTACTGGCCTCCtagcctggtccgtgagtttgtGGGCGGCCCACTCgtgacaggtttgttgtggtgccatattctttccattttttaataatggatttaatggtgctccgtgggatgttcaaagtttctgatattttttataacccaaccctggtcTTCATGGGTTGGTCTCCTAGGTCTTCATGatgccgcttgcttagtggtgttgcagactctagggcatttcagaacaggtgtgtatgtacgtatgtatgatATATACACATACTGGTGGACtttaattaattatgtgacttctgaaggtaattggttgcaccagatcttattttaggggcttcatagcaaaggggtgaatacatatgtgcaCACCACTTTTCTGTggtctaaaataaaaaataaaaaaagttattgtttttcatttcaccaatttggactattttgtgtatgttcattacatgaaatccaaataaaaatccatttaaaatgacaggttgtaatgcaacaaaataggaaaaacgccaagggggtgaatacttttgcaaggcactgtacctgcatTGACGCGCAGGGCTTTGGAGCGCTCCACCAGCTCTGGGAGCCATTCACGAGCCTCGCCTACGAGAATGGCGGTTGAGAGAGCCATACAACGCTGTCCTGCAGCGCCAAAGGCTGCGCCCACCAGCTGGTTCAGAGTGTTCTCCTTGTTTGCGTCAGGCATCACCACACCGTGGTTCTTAGCTCCCTACGAGGCAGAATACAAGGGTTGGTAGGTTTACTGACATGCGTTTTCAGAATGTGCAAAGACATAGACCGAAGCAATAAGAAACTCAAGGGACTTTAGCCATCTACTGGTTCAGGATTGATAATGTTGTAGAACTATTCATCTTGCAGTATGGTTAAGGGCACTGTAGACTATTTAAGGCAGACATATTTCCCTAAGCGTCTAAGGGTTCCCTTAATTCTTTTAGTCCCCAATTGACCCTATTCATAGACCCTATTCGGTTATCATATTTACCATGTTGGACTGCACTCTCTTGCCATTCTTGGATCCTCTCTCGTAGATGTACTCTCCTGCCTGGTTGGAGCCCACAAAGCTGATGGCCTTGATGGCAGGGTGGTCACAGATGAAGTTCACAGCTACGGAAAGAGGTCAAAGGTCATATTATTTCACTCCTCAACATGGCACTGTAAGGGCACAAGTTGGAGGTGTAATCACCTTGGAAATGAAACCTGCAACAAAACAAACAGTGTTTCCTATATGGACTGCTACCCCCTACGGCACTTAAACACATTTACCTACACACACATTAGGCAAAGCGTTTACTTAACATAAAGTGCTGGGTCTACAGGACATTCAAAGACTACCAATATACCTCAGGCACTAGCTAACACACATGATCAGCATAGCCTGGTTTTTCCTTACATCCTGGGAAACAGGACACACTTCAATAGCATGTTTTATAAAGACTCATCACACACACGCCCCCTGGTCTTACCAGCGTGCTGTCCATGGATGATGTTCAGGGTCCCGTCGGGCATCCCTGCGTCCTGCAGCAGCCTGGCCAGCAGCATGGTGCATCCTGGGACGCGCTCGGAAGGCTTCATCAGGTAGGTGTTGCCACACACCATACCCATGGGGAACATCCACAGAGGGATCATGGCAGGGAAGTTGAAGGGGGCGATACCAGCACACACCCCGATGGGCAGGCGGTAGGTATAGGTATCCATGTCTTTGGTGATGGAGGGCAGGGTCTCCCCCAGCATCAGGGAGGTGATGCTGCAGGCGTGCTCTGCCACCTCTAGGGGGCAGAGCGACGGTGAGTAAAGCCAGGAAGCAGAAGGTCAAACTGCTACTCTTAGAGATAAGAGTAGCAGTGAAAGACATAGAAGTGGTGGGCAGAGGGTCAAATATTTGTGGTGCAAGGAGATAGCGATTGCAGAACAGAGATTTCAATACAGACTACAGAGACAAGTTGTTGCCGTATCTCCCCGTTTCAGCCAGGTCAAACATTTTCTCCCGTGTTTCCCCATGCCTACTTAGCATGACTGGTCTACCTACGCAATCCTCTGAAGACGTCTCCCTCCGCGTCAGCCAGAGTCTTGCCCTGCTCCAGGGTGATCAGCCTGGCTAGCTCTTTCTGAAAACAcagatgaaaataaataaatgaaccaAACATCTTTGATGAACATTCATGTTTTAGGCCCCGATTGTTGCAAAGAAACTTGTTTGTAGCTTATTTTTTGGATCACGATTTTCAATACAGCTCAAAAGGCATTATATGGAACAAAATATTGGGAACCATTCCTATGGAGGCCCATTTTCAGACCAGGGTCTTTCCTTACAATGTTTTCCTTGATGAGCTGCTGGTATCGGAGGAAGATCTGCTGGCGGGTGAGGATGGAGGTCTCGGCCCAGGAGGCGTAGGCCCTGGAGCAGGACTCTACTGCAGCTAACATCTCTGTCTGGGTGGCTTTGGGCACACGACCCACCACCTCGTTAGTGGCCTGAGGTAGGGTGAGAAGGACAATAGATTAATAATCATGTCATTGTGAACGGAGACACACTACATAAGGGGCCTGTCCAGATGGGTGTAACATAAAAATGGATTGTGTACAGGTATAACGTTATATCATGACATGTAGAATAGGCAGTGGAGTCAGATAGCGCTTCATTATGGTCTTTTTAGTGAGACTGAATGCTTGAGGGGGACTTTTCTGTCTTTTACCAAGGTTTTTAGCATTATAAATAATACATAAATCATTTTTAGGctaacatttaaatgaaattattTGTAGGGAAGAGATTTATGGTCTTCTGGGTGTGTAGCTGATTCTGCATTCAACAGCAGTATATAGTTGCCTTGCCAAAAGCAAGTCAACAGCAAGTTTCCCTGAAGTAGATGCAGAGTTGTAGTTAATGTTAGTGCATAAACATGTCAAGGGTCAGTTGGCTGTGAAGAATAGGCTTCCATTTCTACACTTTGCAAATCATACAGATTCAAATATGACACCCTCAAGACATATTCATCTTCCGACCCGACCGGCTTATACATTGTGTACAcctgttgtggtgtgtgtgtgtaagcattgACACTTACAGGGTTGTGAATGTCCAGCCATTCTGAGGTGCTGGACTCTGCAAATTTGCCGTCAATGAACAGCTTGGTGGTGGGCTGCAAGAAGACAGGAAATGACAACCTCACAATGGACATGCCATCAAAAATGTCAAACATGTCTGTGCAGGTGTAGATTGCATGAGCATATATTTGACTACAAGTCTTAGATAgcgagctacagtatacatacgaCCACTCATAAATCTAGTTATTATACGATTGCAAGATGTTAACTCACCACTGATGATGATGAATAACACATGAGACCCATCTGAAGTGGTGCCTGAAGAGAGGACACACGAGGATCAATTTAACGTTACGTTTCCATTGTCATTGACCAGCTAGCTAAGATCCAAAACCCTACCTTTCtgctagctaactagttagctaagCTAACTAACTGTGACATtgaagctagttagctagttcaACCTGTTAATCATGCATTGACCGCATGCTACATAATATAGCTAACGTTGCAATGGCAAAAAGGATATAATCCTACATGACTGCTTAGACTTTTTTTCCCAAAAGTGTGGCGAtacttagctaactagctacagtgccATGCTACTATGCTAGCAAtttatatagctagctagccaatcaAGTATAAAGCAATGCATTTAGCTAGAAAAGCTGTACGGGGAATGTGGTTGACCTTTTTGCTCCATAACGATCTCGCTAGAATCCCTGCCATGGTAGAAGAGATTGTGATTGCTTTCAGCCCAAAGTACACACACCACAGTCCCTAAACACAGACACCTCTGGCCATTTATAAGGTCAGGTATCTAGCAGTTATACGTTGATGAAGTCAAACAGACTGAGAACGTAGAAAACGCAAAAGCTGCACCTTTTATTTGATCTTTCAATGGGACAGCAAAGTTAGGCTACGTTGATGAATGCAGCAGATACTTTATTCATCTGTGAAATGGAAACGCTAGAGTCCGGTGAAGAGGACGCAACTTGTGAGGGACAAACGCTTGGACGAGAACCAATCAGTTGGCGAAAACAAAAACACGCCCCAAAATGTATGAAGCGGATTGGCTGGCATTTCATGATAGGGCCAGTCGTCGTTGACATTGGGTGAATTCGTTTACACGGTCCGGTATTCCGGTTGAGTGGATTTTACGtaaggaccaatggaatggtctaaaatgTATAAACTCCGCCAAACACCCAGGACACCTAGCCATGCTAAATAATCTACCCTTGCAATTAGTGCCCACCCCAGCTCAGTTACATGTCTTTCATTGGTGCAAAATCGAGTCCATCATTTCACCTTATGCATTTTTTTCTTATCCAACAGAGCTTAAAGTATCATGCGAGAGCTGGTCTTTTTTCGGAACATACATTAAATTAAGTAAATTTAACTTTATAGAATACGGTAGAATACATTATAATAGTATAGAATTGACCATAGTCAATAAGTCACTACATTACTTTATTCCTGATTCCACTTTTTATAATGTGACAGACACTTTTTACATTGGCCTTGGTCTGAGTTTTTATGCTATAATTAAGTTACCTATTTCTATACCTAACATGTTATATTTAGGCGTGAGCAAAGTAATTTGACCCAATGGAAAACAGTGGCTGAGCTACGTTAGCTTCTTTCCTTACAGCTAGGTTGAAGATGACATAAACACTTTCAACCTAGCTTGACATGTGACCGtttctatcacacacacacacacacacacacacacacacacacacacacacacacacacacacacacacacacacacacacacacacacacacacacacacacaggcaacatGGCATTCCTTCACTGGAGTTGCCAGGCCTTGACAAAATGGATAGGATCCTTAGGATATCCACATTATACAGTGAGTGAGCTATCACATTGTTTTATGAAGTTACTAATTTCTTTACAATGCCAAATAACTTTTCCATTTTCTTTTTGCTAGCCTAACATTAGTGCACAGCAGTCCACTTTGCTGATGGCGACTAGTCAACGACTCTGTCTTTATCCACCCCAGGCCTGTTTCACTGAGAACCTCATCATAGGTAAAAAGCTGATTTATGTAAATTACCACTATCTGTCAAGATTAGGAATCACAGACTTTGATATGAAGGTAAAGGGAAATTAAGCTGAGAATATTTCAGATTCTAAGCCTGCATTGGATACTTATAGCAATTTCAGTAGAGTGATGTTGATTGAAAAGGTCTAAATGTAAAGTAGAAATAGGCTAGACTACAGTAATCTCTGCATTAAGGCACTAAAATGTCCTGGAAGCGCCACCATGAATGTATGGAGGATTGTTCCAACCCAAATAAGAAAACATTGGGCAATCTTCCCATCTCGGTGGTTGGCTAATTATTCAAGATGGGTAGCACAACATGATATATCATACACAACCAAATGCAGACAATCAGATTCAGCACTGAGAATAATTAATATTTCATAGGCCAACTAACGAGGGTAGCATCTAAACTGGACCCTGGGTTTATATTTCTAATGTGCATGGTCATATCATAATTTATAGCCTTTTATTAAGTTAGGATTATCCCTACATTTCAAGCACAACTGAACATTCCTGTAAATAGAAGGGTGCAACCtactgaacattgcagatagaaatacTATGAATAGAGCTGCCATTTTTTCCTCACTCTGTACATTGCAGGGGGACATGTCTATTCTAAAATACAATACATTTCTATTTGAAGATTCTAC is drawn from Oncorhynchus tshawytscha isolate Ot180627B linkage group LG05, Otsh_v2.0, whole genome shotgun sequence and contains these coding sequences:
- the LOC112250560 gene encoding methylmalonate-semialdehyde dehydrogenase [acylating], mitochondrial, producing the protein MAGILARSLWSKKAPLQMGLMCYSSSSVPTTKLFIDGKFAESSTSEWLDIHNPATNEVVGRVPKATQTEMLAAVESCSRAYASWAETSILTRQQIFLRYQQLIKENIKELARLITLEQGKTLADAEGDVFRGLQVAEHACSITSLMLGETLPSITKDMDTYTYRLPIGVCAGIAPFNFPAMIPLWMFPMGMVCGNTYLMKPSERVPGCTMLLARLLQDAGMPDGTLNIIHGQHAAVNFICDHPAIKAISFVGSNQAGEYIYERGSKNGKRVQSNMGAKNHGVVMPDANKENTLNQLVGAAFGAAGQRCMALSTAILVGEAREWLPELVERSKALRVNAGDQPGADVGPLISPEARARVEMLIQSGVDEGATLLLDGRNVHIKGYENGNFVGPTIIANVTPAMKCYTEEIFGPVLVVLEADTLDEAISLVNNNQYGNGTAIFTTNGATARKYTHEVDVGQIGVNVPIPVPLPMFSFSGSRGSFRGDTNFYGKQGIQFYTQVKTVTSQWKADDATTKSPAVTMPTMGR